The window TGACCGTTCAATAAAACCAAATGTTCTTCCTTCAAATCTGTTTCACAATATTCAAGCGCATTACATACTACAGAAGTCTGTCAAACACGGACTGAAGATATCCTTACaagaaataaatataaaatctcccccacccccaagaAGTGTTGAACAGTAGCTGCTTTTTTTCTTCGATGACTAACTGTGAAACTAGGTATGGATTCTCTGGATTGGTTGTTGAATTTTGTGAACCCCTTAAGACTTTTGCTTGTTTTTCGCTTTATCctaaaggaagagagaaaacagggGTTAGGTTTGCGGGGTCAAAATTTTAGGTCTTATCTGAGCTAATCTTTGCCTCCTGGTCTACGAGATCATCTGGGTATTCTTTTTGTGACATTGCAGTTTAGCAGGCACTACGAAGAGGAACCACACAAGCTGAGGATTATTACTGTTTATTGCAAGAATTCAGTTAAAACGACATCTGAACTCATCGACTTTTCCACACATTAAGTTGTCAGGTCCAACTTCCATTAAGGCTTGTGCACAGGGAGAGCTTAATCTTATGTAGGTGCTCCTGTATTTTGATCTCTActctcccccccaccccttcccccaccaaaaaataatgataataataataataagagaacCCAACAACACAAAACACAGACAGAAAAGAGAGAACATTTAAGTTTAAAGTGTCACATTAAGAAAATTACAGCCAAAACAAAAGATCCTAATTTTGGATATGGTTCTAATACTACCAAGCAACAAGAGGTTGGACAAATTGTATTCCTCAGGCATCATCAGGGACCTCAAGAGCAGCAGGAGTAAAAGTAATTTGCTTTCAGCAGTACTCAAGAGACTTACTGCAGACAAGAAAGCACTGATATGGTTAGTTGGATTAGTAGAGTTCAAGAAAcatgtttcaaaattttctttgtcGAGCAAGGTACAGTCGACAATTGCCTGTGAAAGCTTGTTAGTGGTTGCCATCGCCATCATGTCTTCCACATTGAGGAAAGAAAGTACTCCACCCATTGCTTGTCATCGCCATCACATTGCTTGTAGAGGATGGTACAGTACAAAGCAAACAAGGAACGACTCTTCAAGGCTTGAGAGTCGGCAAAAGGGTAACATTCTTTGGGCTAAAATCTATACTAATGTCCTGTAGACATAAACTTGTGACCATATCATAGAAAAACCACCAACCGCAAATTCATATGCCACCATGATTGACTtaattcatgaaaatgataAACAGAAATGAAATATGCTATGAGATTCCCCATACAGTAAGTGAATATAAATGTCAAGAAAACTTGCTTATGTATATTACAGAAGCAATTTAACCTTTAAGAATATAATGTACCTAAGACAATTGTATAGGGAACAATagcttaagatttcatattatTTGTACAAAAGCATGCCATGCATTTCTACTGACACCACATCTAATATTAGTAGGAGGTGTTTGATTAATTGAGTACCTAGATGGTATGGATCCACAACTAAATGCtgtggaaaaaaaatattgagaaAACAACTTAGAATTGGATAAGTCTTACCCTAAGCTTCATCCATTCAGTGAAATAAGGGAAATATGCCCCACTGGTGTAAAAACCCTTCTCCGGTTGTCACTTCCAAGACCAATAGAACAAGCACTGCCAACATGGCAGCTCTCCCATTCCATGTTTCAGCACTTCTGGTCCAGCCCCATTCCCATACTGTTACAGGTGGGGGTAGTTCTCTCCGTTGTGAATCATACGCGGCCAATAGCTCTTCCACACTACCAAGGGGAACAAGAGACTGCACCAAAAACCATAATTAGCATTACATGTAAGAACACAATAGCATACCCCCAACAAAgagaaaatagtaaaaaactgaaaaagataTTGAACGCTGATAGGGTACCAAGTAAACAAACCATAGCAAGCTTCATCACCTTAATTTTCAGAGACTTGATAAAGTCCACTTGTTTTCACATCCAGTGAGCTTTCAAACTAGTATCTTTACAATATAAGGGCCACCGACTGGTGCAAATCTCACTTTTTCAGGGTCCCAGGAGGTTTGGACTGTAGCCAGCACTAACAATAACTACATTTTTTGCACAAAGTGGCCACCCCCAAACTCAAAACCATGTCTTCACACTGGCAGGCTGAGTTTTTTACCATTGCAACAAGCAATGGTGCCTATAGTTGTCACGGTATCCAggcaaggtgttggagggggcctggacgcaaggGGACACCAACAAGGTGGCCAAGGCACCTagtataattttaaaaattagcATTATTTTGTATGTGTAACGGAGCAATTTATTATAATAAAGTGTGTTAAGTGGGAATTGGGTGGGTTTGAGTGAGCAATCAGGCGGGCAGGAAGGTTTGAGGTGGAACTAAAGGAAGCATAATAGTCAAATAGACCCAGGGCCCATGCCCAAGCCCATCTCATTTGATAATTGGGCTATTGTGCGatacccatagttgtcaaggcaccaAGGTGGTGTGCCCAGAGTCAGATGCCTTGTTGCATAAGTGACCAAAATGTGCATAGAAAGAACATACATTTAGATTTGGGTCTGTAGGGCTTATGTTTCATACTTGGTAATGTCATATTTTATGGCATTGCATTGTAATATGGTGTACAATAACATCTAAACCAATAATCaacattcataaaaaaaaagttgatgAATACGGCACCATGCTTAGATGAGGAGATAAGTGGTGAGAAGAGGAGTGGAGaggttgagaggaagaagagaaagaatgcatACAATGTCTTGGGGAGAGAATCgatttctctcccctatattcACTTGCTTATAATCGATTCTCTCCCCTATATTCACTTGCTTATAATATGGGCAATTACAGAAATACTCCCATACTAACATAAGGTAGTCTAGGGAggtaaagaaggaaaaatacaaTACAAGATAATGTCACAGTACACCCTAAATACCATTATTACATGAACTCTAACACTCTCTCTCAAGCTGGAGAATGcatacatgcccaacttgctcaATAGAGTACTGAACTGGTGAGAGTTGATCCCTTTGGTGAAGAGATCTGCCGATTGGTTGCCtatcttcacaaaaggagtacagaTATGGCCGTAGTCAATTTTCTCTTTGCTGAAATTCCGATCCACCTTAGTGTGCTTTGTCCAGTCCTGTTGCACAGGATTGTCAGATCTAGAATGATCTTGCCCGACCTAGCCTGCGTCCAGCTTTTGTAAGGGCCAATATGTggcccagtttttttttttcttttatctttcaaaTATCTAGGTATTTAGTTGGCTTTTCGTATTCCTAGGTAGAGTTAATGAGATTGTTTCAAGTTCCTAGGTGCCTTTAAAATTTCctagtttgaagtttgaaagttatagttaatttatttaatgttttattgggtttattttcTAGGTGTGTGGAAGCCCAAAAGTCCTTTTGTACTCTCAATGTAACTAGAAGCTTTAGCCTCCACATTTTCTCTATAAATGTAAAACATGGGGGAGGGTTCTCATAACCTCTAGAATTAGTCAAACCTTTTTAGAACCCTTGTGAGAAACAAGAGCTGTGAGACTCGGCAACCCAGGTGGGACTCCTGCGGATtggcctaggtgggactcctatggctgggcaactagtgggactctaggcgCCAAATTTATCTTTcgtttttatcattaaaatacattttctttcttcttcccttcacAGCCTCACCCCTCACCACCGTTACCACATCATCAACAGCCTTAAGTCTTATAGCCTACCCTACTTTTGTCCTACACAACCTGATTTCAATCTGGTTGTCCTTCAGAACTGATCCTGAAGTGCAGATCCTAAGGGATCTGCCACCATTTTTACTACATGCAAAAATTCGAACATTCTCCCCAAATTACATGACCTAGGCTAACATGCATGACTAATACTTAACTTTGTATACTAACAACATCAAGATTTCGTGTGTTATGTACACTAATATTTACATTGCTCTTTAACGTCATTTCTCAAATATctttaaaattaatattttttgtgACGCAATCGGtgccatcatagttgtcaaggtttATATCCATTTTTTAGTGAACCACCCAAACACCACTCAATTATAAATAGCCTGGATTGGGCATGCCTACCCCTGCCCTTTTATTTGACGGTTCAGGCTGCACTGAGAAGCTAAGACACCCTAGCCCACACAGAACCTTCACAGTTGCCATTGCAACCCCTATCTGTTAGCGTTAGCATATCAGACTAAGTCTGCTCTCTGTGGGAGACTTTCAATCTATGCTAATATCCACATACCTAGGGAAtttcttgaccattttacctccATTAACTGACATGctgatatctttttttttttaatcagtaGTTTTGTCAGGTTTTCTGACATCACCATTATCAAAGACCTTATATCCACTTTCACAAAAATAGACATTTTGTCCACTCTGGTGTAGTAATTTTACATACACACGCATTTCAAAGACATAGATCAGGGGTTTATAATGGTTACCTGACGAGCTTCAAGATTTGAAACAGCCATTGCTCCCACATATGGAAGACTTTCAATTACAGCATCTGCCAAATCCGAAATGAAAGTGCATTCACACCCTAGAGCAGGAACACGTCCCCAATTTTCTATGCCAGATTTTAAAGCTAACTCTTTGTACTCAACATCGATCTCTTCAAGAGTTTCAATGTGTTCACTGACAAAACTGGAAATCAAGTACAACAGAGTATTCATTTTCAAATAATCCAACTCAAAAGACAGGTAAAATTAACAACAGAATCACAAGAAAATGACCACATTCAAGATCATCTATAACAATAAATAACATGAGGGTAATCCACAAGTCATGGAACTAAATACCTAATAGGGACTGCAAGAAGACTTTTTATCCCTTTTTGTCCCAGCTCAATGATAGTCTCATCAGTGTATGGCTTCAACCATTCCACTGGACCAACTCTGCTCTGCAAATACATTCAGAATCTGTCAATAAAGCTagtgtaaaaataaaaacaagagtAATACAGAGAAGCAAGGGAATAGAAGGCTAACATACACTTACCTAGACAAAGAATacatccatttaaaaaaaaaaaaaaacaaacatcatGACATGTAGCTGAGAAATAACACGATCTACGCTTAAAACCTGGGAGTATGATAAATTCTGAAAACCCCAAATCCCAACCTCTAAATCTGATACTTCAAAACCTCAAAAGTCCCTAAGCCTAAAACCTTAAAAAGGTAGGTATGAATGTGTGATTCATTATGTAGAGGATGTTGTAAAGACTGTGTATATTCATAATACTCAGTATTGTCAACtgaaaaaggggaggggggggggggggtacggcgtacccagtgcactaggctcccaccactacggtgtctgaggagggtcataatgtacgaagccttacccctgcttctcggagaggctgtttcccaattCGGAGCCccgaccactaggtcacaatggagcaaccttactgttctGCCGAGGTCCGCCTTCTCACTTTTGTCAACTGAATCCCTCATAATAACATTTGATCCAAAAGCATGTACAATTGTGGATTTTGTTGTAAGAGTAGTACATTTTATTTTGATGAATAACAACTTTATTAATAAGCAAGGGCAGAGATGGATAATCAATAAAAATTCAAGAAGGCCCTTGCCTTGTGACACAATAGGGTAAAGATAAAAAGACATTATATGTTGTCCCAGTTTTGCCAAGTTCATCTAGGATGAAATGCATGGTTGTGTCCTACATGAGAATAAGATGTTAACAGAGGAAGCTAAAGTCCTAGCTTGCCTATCAAGATGAATAAAACTCCATGATATTCTGCGACATGGATTAAGCATTCTTTAGTTGTGGCCAAGTCACCTTCCACCTCCAAACATTGGAAGAATGAGAACAAATTAAGTTCAGTGGCAACAGAGTCCATGGTCCTAATTGGAATTGACAAATCACATATTGCAATTCCCAGTTCACAGAAGATCTGCCAGCACCAGTCaaaacttctttgttttgcGTGAATTTAAATTGCGTGAAAAGCTATTGAGTTGCCTTTCCTATGATCCAAGATGAAGAGATTCCGAGCGATAACTGGAAAGTTATAACAGACTTTCTAATGAAGAGTCAATCAATGAGGGGATCACTATTTTGGAAAGTATAATTCGTTAGGGGTCATTTTAGTTTACTTCTTAAATTAATATTCACGTTTGTTTAAGGAAGGGGTTATGGGAGTGACTAAAATTGTAATTATAGTTAAATTAGTAATTCTTTGTAAGAATCAAAAGTCAAACTCATGTATGggatataataatattatttatgGTTATTATAATAATTTTAGGGGAAGGGGTTCATGCGCGGGAGATTCTCTCTCATCAACGATTCATAATATAGGAGGGGTTTGGGTATTTCGATTGGGGCTTTTGTCCCCATCCAATGGTTTTGTGCGCAACCGTGGACCATGCCAGTcgtgcacaaaaccttttgccataATTTTATCTATATGAAGAATGTAAAGAGCATAATTTAGGTGAAAAGCAATAATTTTTTGTTATGGTTAAAGGAATGCTTCTCTTCCAAGTGGTTTGATGGTCAAACCCTAGCTTTGTTAATGGTGAACAAGTCCCTATCTGtctcttttagtttctattCTGTTTATAGGTCCATTTGGGCCCATTACTTGCAGTCTTGGTAAATCTGCCTGCATGGCTGCATTAAAACAATCATCAAAATTCAGCAAGCAGTCTAATCCAAGGGTCGTACTGGGAGGAGCTAAGAATGGTACTCTAATCACTAGTGATAGATCATAAGGGAATTGCCTAAGGttataaaatgaagaaatgtgCAAATTTCTGCTTATGCACTTCATGAAATAGATGTCCATGATATGTACATGGCTTATCTCAAGGAAAGTGTTGCACATATCATACCTTTAATTACTGTATTTTTGTTATCAAATATTTCAATATTTAGTCAGTTTGAGTACTAATGATAGTTGTCGTTACTAGTTATTATTGATAAATGTTTTTGTGTGCCCTTCCTAACAGCTTGAGCTTTTAGGATAAGCGGTTGTAGGTATGTATGGCAGAGTGTGTTGCTGTGCCTCTGCACCGTGTACCCTTGGTGCCACGTGTTGGTGTCATGTGCAGAGCTGTGTGTGTATGTCTGCACATGCATggggtgttgatatacattgctGTGTGTCCTTCTTAACAGTTCGAGGATATAGGAGAAGCAGTTGTCACAGTTATTACAGCGCATTATGGGTGGGTGTCGAGAGAATTTTGCTTTTACCTTTTGGTTCAAATGCAGGTTCAGAATTGAGATTCTACCTTTCTTAACAAAAACAAAGttactcttcttttctcctcatGTTAATCAGAGAGCAGTATCTATGGATTAACTGATAAGTCAATTACGACAGACCAATATATTCGTGAATAGGACTATGAAACAAAATTAAGGAATAGGCAAGCCACCTGATAAGCAAGAGTATATGCATTCCTTATTCTCCGCTTCTCCAATTCTTCCATAATCAAATCCACACATTCCTCCATCTCTGCTTTGTATGGATCACCAGCTTCTTCCACATATGCAAGTGGGACTCCATGAGCACTGAAAAAGATCATCACCTACAATCCTCTTTCTCAAGTAAGTTTATCAAAACTTAACAAGAAAGTGTGATGATATTAGCACCAAGCAAATATTTTATTCTTATAGTTCTGAAAGCAAAGAAATAAGAGCTGAAATGAGATACAAAGACTGTGccagaaagaggagaaagaaaatctatgctttaaataaaagattttgaaccatgcacATGCCACAGAAGATCTGCTTTTCTAATATCTATAATATCCAGCAAGACCAAAATGATTCCGTAGTTTATAACTAATATATTTACATCTTGCACCTAGAAATATTTTGAAGTGAATTTCTACAAGTTCCTACTTGTAAGAATAGGTTGTACACACAATAATTCATCCAACCATGCACATCATAGACATTTTTAACcaatttgattatttatattttgaatgTGAAAAAGTTAAGTTTCTAAAATTGATATAACATGTCATTTTTTTAAGGTAGTTACCAACCACTGGATATAGCTCTATGCAGCTTTTTTTGTTAAGTCCTGCTTCATTGACTTCGCTAGAAATAACAACCAAGAATCGATATTAAGAAAATCTACCTCAAAAGAGGATATGGCATTCCATGCATTGATAGATATTTGATTGATGTATTCGGGTAACAATTCACAtgaagaataagaaaatccaCTACATGGTAAGGCAGAACATGAAATTAGGCCAAAGCATTCATAATCTCTTCAAACTCAAAATAAATTCATGGATTCTTTTTTCTATCCTCAATTCCTTAACTACCCTCTAGATACAACTGTAAACCCCTTCCCTCACTTTCACTAAGGTGATATAACAAGTCGAAccatattaactgcttctaatCAATGCTCTCTTTATAACTACTTCTAATTAATGCTCTCTTTGtaataaactaataaaatatcaaaagagagaaagggagggGCGCTTTATGAGACTTCTTGATTGAGCTTAATGAAATAAGTTTTTTATGTTTAGAAAAGAGTAGATTTGCCTTGCCTGTATATTACCCTTTTTTCACTCCAAGGGTTAATGATGTAAAAGTGACAGAATGTACTTTTATTGTAGCTAAAAAAGTTCACATAAGAGTATAATTGGCTAAAATTTTAAAGTTTATATAAATGATTAGTCCTGTAAATTTCCTAAACACGTTAAAGTTCTTTCCTTACGATATAATAAAGTTTTCTCCACTTCAAAAAGTACTATGCCTGTATATagcttctcttcttttctctctccctgtctTCCCCACCCCCTCACCATGCTGTTGAAACAAGAACCACTAACACTGTCTGCATTTCCACACTACATTCATGGAAAACCTTAGGGCCAAATAATACCCGGTCTAAAAAACATGAGGACAATGAAATCCCCTATTTCGTGTCCCTGATTCCCTTTTTCTAACAAAAACCAAACAACATAGTCTTGGTAGTTGAATTCTTCAAGTATGGAATATGCTCTTGTGGAAGAAAATTAGGAACATCGAACATGGGCAACTAAGGGACATAAAGTGATTCCAGAACACTATGCCATGGCATCAATGTGCTAACCAATGCTGTGATTTTACAGACTGCACCACACACAGGTTAAAAGGTAAACATGCTGCAAATAGATCCAATGAACAAGAAAGAAGTGTCATACCTTCTCAGGGAAATCAAACTTTTCTAGCTCCTTTTCAATTAAATTTGCCATGGCCTTTATATACCCTTCACGCTGGTACCAGGATGGTATAACCGTATGCTGCATGTTAACCAGATACTCATCCTGCCTGGTGATCCAATATGAGATCTGTCAGAT is drawn from Telopea speciosissima isolate NSW1024214 ecotype Mountain lineage chromosome 1, Tspe_v1, whole genome shotgun sequence and contains these coding sequences:
- the LOC122649042 gene encoding ferrochelatase-2, chloroplastic isoform X2 yields the protein MGSIEFMPSNFTHQASSPIRSFPHPTCMAQRSHHYSGVQIKACLNSLLPKNHVISRNSSGWLDLPSLSLKPSFEKHSMVLRALVTSKTRDVSTTFVIGEEKVGVLLLNLGGPETLEDVQPFLFNLFADPDIIRLPRLFRFLQKPLAQFISVMRAPKSKEGYASIGGGSPLREITDAQIKRDGITKLVVLPLYPQFSISTSGSSLRLLEGIFRQDEYLVNMQHTVIPSWYQREGYIKAMANLIEKELEKFDFPEKVMIFFSAHGVPLAYVEEAGDPYKAEMEECVDLIMEELEKRRIRNAYTLAYQSRVGPVEWLKPYTDETIIELGQKGIKSLLAVPISFVSEHIETLEEIDVEYKELALKSGIENWGRVPALGCECTFISDLADAVIESLPYVGAMAVSNLEARQSLVPLGSVEELLAAYDSQRRELPPPVTVWEWGWTRSAETWNGRAAMLAVLVLLVLEVTTGEGFLHQWGIFPLFH
- the LOC122649042 gene encoding ferrochelatase-2, chloroplastic isoform X1; protein product: MGSIEFMPSNFTHQASSPIRSFPHPTCMAQRSHHYSGVQIKACLNSLLPKNHVISRNSSGWLDLPSLSLKPSFEKHSMVLRALVTSKTRDVSTTFVIGEEKVGVLLLNLGGPETLEDVQPFLFNLFADPDIIRLPRLFRFLQKPLAQFISVMRAPKSKEGYASIGGGSPLREITDAQAEELRKALWAKNVPAKVYVGMRYWHPFTEEAIEQIKRDGITKLVVLPLYPQFSISTSGSSLRLLEGIFRQDEYLVNMQHTVIPSWYQREGYIKAMANLIEKELEKFDFPEKVMIFFSAHGVPLAYVEEAGDPYKAEMEECVDLIMEELEKRRIRNAYTLAYQSRVGPVEWLKPYTDETIIELGQKGIKSLLAVPISFVSEHIETLEEIDVEYKELALKSGIENWGRVPALGCECTFISDLADAVIESLPYVGAMAVSNLEARQSLVPLGSVEELLAAYDSQRRELPPPVTVWEWGWTRSAETWNGRAAMLAVLVLLVLEVTTGEGFLHQWGIFPLFH